A genome region from Methanomicrobiales archaeon includes the following:
- a CDS encoding phosphoesterase, with product MSRSKEKESGLEDALVSRRCDVVHLTHNDLDAVGADAIHRMRYGEIFTVFSSVGTFPQLFQRIAGVAGRGHLLSISDLGYQQGIEKAAEKAVSNGWRIEWRDHHRWEDEEVQRIRGKVGVLHVDTELCACGIVARDLLPHDGRALEVAEVVCDYDLWKNRDPRAAILARVLTREENREYVRDCLIRGIFSDERIEQQFHEIDREMQAMIDRSMRDARIYENKYRIAFTPLYGHPSETAYALRERYRSDIEIIVSPSGRFSIRSVPPISHLIARQFRGGGHPHAAGGNFSFNLIDRAIFWLFKRTRHFNRLAKVANSI from the coding sequence ATGTCGAGGAGTAAGGAGAAAGAGAGCGGTCTTGAAGATGCCCTCGTCTCCAGGAGGTGCGATGTGGTTCACCTCACGCACAACGATCTGGATGCCGTGGGGGCAGACGCGATTCATCGGATGAGGTACGGGGAGATCTTCACCGTCTTCAGCTCGGTGGGTACCTTCCCGCAGCTCTTCCAGCGGATCGCGGGTGTCGCGGGCAGGGGTCACCTTCTGTCCATATCCGACCTGGGCTACCAGCAGGGGATCGAGAAGGCTGCCGAGAAAGCCGTTTCGAACGGCTGGAGGATCGAGTGGCGGGACCACCATCGCTGGGAAGACGAAGAGGTTCAGCGTATCCGCGGGAAGGTGGGGGTGCTGCATGTCGACACCGAGCTCTGCGCCTGCGGGATTGTGGCACGGGACCTTCTCCCGCACGATGGCAGGGCTCTCGAGGTGGCAGAGGTGGTCTGCGACTACGATCTCTGGAAGAACCGGGATCCGCGGGCCGCCATCCTGGCCCGGGTACTGACAAGGGAGGAGAATCGGGAGTACGTGCGGGATTGTCTGATCCGGGGCATTTTTTCCGACGAACGCATCGAACAGCAGTTCCATGAGATCGACCGCGAGATGCAGGCCATGATCGACAGGAGCATGCGGGACGCCCGGATCTACGAGAACAAATACCGCATCGCGTTCACGCCTCTCTACGGGCATCCGAGCGAGACGGCATACGCTCTCCGAGAACGCTACAGATCCGACATCGAGATCATCGTCTCCCCTTCGGGGCGGTTCTCCATCCGTTCGGTTCCCCCCATCAGCCACCTGATTGCCCGCCAGTTCAGGGGTGGGGGCCATCCCCATGCAGCCGGGGGGAACTTCTCGTTCAATCTGATCGATAGAGCGATCTTCTGGCTGTTCAAACGGACCCGGCACTTCAACCGCCTGGCGAAGGTTGCCAATTCTATCTGA
- the nfi gene encoding deoxyribonuclease V (cleaves DNA at apurinic or apyrimidinic sites), whose translation MEPVLRIPDIDTRDEAIALQLQLKERVRIGDAVDPGTIRSIAGADVSYARDGGTGYAAVVTFTYPQIEFQNGVCAASGIRFPYIPGLLAFREVPILLEAFSQLEEAPDVVLFDGHGVAHPRGFGIASHMGVLLDTPSIGVAKRILTGRFSDPPLTRGSASPIRSDGNVIGMAVRTSERAAPVFVSVGHRFDLESAVKVVLTASRGYRLPEPIRQAHQLANRARIRGIEDRCVP comes from the coding sequence ATGGAGCCCGTTCTCAGGATTCCCGATATCGATACGCGGGACGAGGCGATTGCCCTGCAGCTGCAGCTGAAAGAGCGTGTGCGGATCGGAGATGCCGTGGATCCTGGTACGATTCGCAGTATCGCGGGAGCGGATGTCTCCTACGCCCGAGATGGCGGTACGGGTTATGCAGCGGTCGTCACCTTCACCTATCCGCAGATCGAGTTCCAGAACGGAGTGTGCGCTGCTTCCGGGATCCGCTTCCCCTACATTCCCGGTCTGCTCGCATTCCGCGAGGTTCCCATCCTCCTCGAGGCTTTCTCGCAGCTGGAAGAGGCACCGGATGTCGTCCTGTTCGATGGTCACGGCGTGGCGCATCCCCGAGGATTCGGTATCGCAAGCCACATGGGAGTCCTGCTGGATACGCCGAGTATCGGTGTGGCCAAACGCATTCTTACGGGGAGATTCTCCGACCCTCCACTCACCCGCGGATCAGCGTCCCCCATCCGTTCAGATGGGAACGTGATTGGCATGGCAGTGCGGACGTCGGAGAGGGCAGCGCCGGTCTTCGTGTCCGTAGGGCACAGATTCGATCTCGAATCTGCTGTGAAGGTGGTTCTTACAGCATCCCGGGGTTACCGGCTGCCTGAACCTATCCGCCAGGCTCACCAGCTGGCAAACCGCGCTCGAATACGGGGTATAGAGGATCGATGCGTGCCGTGA
- a CDS encoding FMN-binding glutamate synthase family protein, translating into MNLRQPNANEALGTFNRSRDVVPMSGICTRCMDGCKGGCDIWLSSFRGREVLYPSPFGGMTAGADKNYPIDYSHLNIQGYAVGAKGLPEGTEIGPDSAVFHNVNTETEYGWDRKVTLRVPIFTGALGSTEIARKNWEHFAIGAAISGITLVCGENVCGVDPDLQLDNKGKVVNSPEMDRRIEIYRKFHQGYGEILVQLNVEDTRLGTAEYVASKHNLDTIELKWGQGAKCIGGEIKVPSLERALELKRRGYIVLPDPERPEIQKAFKGGGIDEFERHSRLGFVTHEGFLEEVDRLRDIGFKRVTLKTGAYSMVELAMALRFGAEAKIDLLTIDGAPGGTGMSPWPMMNEWGIPTFYIQALAYEFCERLRRRGVRVPDIAMAGGFSDEANVFKAIAMGSPYVKAVCMGRGLMIPGMVGKNIGEWIKQGDLPKTVSKYGTTPNEIFITYEELKARYGARMQEIPTGAIGIYTYTQRFRIGLQQLMAGSRNFSLKTVGRKDLMALTEDAARVSGIPYVMDAYRDEAETILDL; encoded by the coding sequence ATGAACTTGAGACAGCCCAATGCCAACGAAGCACTGGGAACATTCAACCGGTCCCGCGATGTCGTTCCGATGTCGGGGATCTGCACCCGCTGCATGGACGGGTGCAAGGGAGGCTGCGATATCTGGCTCTCCTCGTTCCGGGGGCGCGAAGTCCTGTACCCTTCCCCGTTCGGAGGGATGACCGCTGGCGCTGACAAGAACTATCCCATAGACTACTCCCACCTGAACATCCAGGGGTACGCCGTCGGGGCGAAGGGGCTGCCGGAGGGCACTGAGATCGGGCCGGATTCTGCCGTCTTCCACAACGTAAATACGGAGACGGAGTACGGATGGGACAGAAAAGTAACGTTGCGGGTGCCGATCTTCACAGGAGCGCTGGGTTCGACGGAGATTGCGCGGAAGAACTGGGAGCACTTTGCCATCGGCGCGGCGATCTCGGGCATCACACTGGTATGCGGGGAGAACGTCTGCGGCGTCGATCCCGACCTGCAGCTGGACAATAAAGGGAAAGTGGTGAATTCGCCGGAGATGGACCGGAGGATCGAGATCTACCGTAAGTTCCATCAGGGATACGGCGAGATCCTGGTTCAGTTGAATGTGGAGGATACACGCCTGGGCACTGCCGAATACGTCGCCTCCAAGCACAATTTGGACACGATCGAACTGAAGTGGGGGCAGGGGGCCAAATGCATTGGAGGCGAGATCAAGGTCCCGTCCCTCGAGCGGGCGCTGGAGCTGAAGAGGAGGGGGTATATCGTCCTGCCCGATCCCGAACGGCCTGAGATACAGAAGGCGTTCAAAGGAGGAGGAATCGACGAGTTCGAACGGCATTCAAGGCTTGGTTTCGTGACCCACGAGGGGTTCCTGGAGGAGGTCGACCGCCTGCGGGATATCGGGTTCAAGCGCGTCACCCTGAAGACGGGTGCCTACTCCATGGTCGAACTGGCGATGGCCCTTCGCTTCGGTGCGGAAGCCAAGATCGATCTGCTCACCATCGATGGCGCTCCGGGAGGCACCGGCATGAGCCCGTGGCCCATGATGAACGAGTGGGGTATCCCGACCTTCTACATCCAGGCGCTCGCCTACGAGTTCTGCGAGCGGCTGCGCAGGAGAGGGGTGCGTGTACCGGATATCGCGATGGCAGGGGGGTTCTCCGACGAGGCCAATGTATTCAAAGCCATTGCGATGGGCAGCCCCTATGTGAAGGCCGTATGCATGGGCAGAGGCCTCATGATCCCCGGTATGGTCGGGAAGAACATCGGGGAGTGGATCAAGCAAGGCGACCTGCCCAAGACGGTCTCCAAGTACGGCACGACCCCGAACGAGATCTTCATCACCTACGAGGAGCTGAAGGCCAGATATGGAGCTCGCATGCAGGAGATACCGACCGGTGCGATCGGCATCTACACCTATACCCAGAGATTCCGGATCGGCCTGCAGCAGCTGATGGCAGGCAGCAGGAACTTCAGCCTCAAGACCGTGGGGCGCAAAGATCTGATGGCCCTCACCGAGGATGCAGCCAGAGTGTCCGGTATCCCCTACGTGATGGACGCCTATAGAGACGAGGCGGAGACCATACTCGATCTCTGA
- a CDS encoding PAS domain S-box protein has protein sequence MFLEDAYPRLKRHLDLDESDLVRLWVILAFIIIALCATVYSFDISAGNPNPYFVYLFPQLYYIPIVLVSIWYPRFGLQATILLVAALLTISAYFSLIGTAVDPITFTLNAALYIWVVAATTLLARDGDLFSSRYRRLYDNAAAGIVLFDIQKGSILEANRTLAERLGYTLRELKALPVAALWAEPAQRESLFERLRAGFPVVNREARFASKSGDLLDFLISCREIEFEKVFEATFIDISALKGLESAIGNSRKHFEKIVGHSRDLNFLQELDGTYRQVHWKAADAYGIGIQGLIGRSPYDFLTKEEADRYMERVEEVRRSRRSVEWEMPITLNGREHTFSTTLTPLFDDAGAVVGIMGSCRDVTEETGENLARIQLEREIRHRRDFITTAAHELRTPLQPILGYLHLLLDEPDLYSLNEETTRILRLCLENVERERRIVDRMLELSILYNGRLQLDRGEIRLFDLVSSIIARGGYDKDAAVTVRIPRDTVIVADPNCIYQAIETLVSNAVRYNTPPKAVSITYSSDGRDHCIAVEDNGIGIDKKSLGAIFKPFYLPDADNLSRQTNRMGLGLSIAREYIRLHGGDIHVRSRINQGSTFTIRIPKEAER, from the coding sequence ATGTTCCTGGAAGATGCATATCCGCGGTTGAAGCGTCATCTCGATCTGGACGAGAGCGATCTCGTCAGACTCTGGGTGATTCTTGCCTTCATCATCATCGCCCTCTGTGCAACGGTATATTCTTTCGATATCTCCGCTGGCAATCCCAATCCCTACTTCGTCTACCTCTTTCCCCAGCTCTATTACATTCCTATCGTGCTCGTATCGATCTGGTACCCCCGGTTTGGTCTCCAGGCAACCATTCTTCTCGTGGCTGCGTTATTAACGATCAGCGCATACTTCTCTCTCATTGGGACGGCGGTGGATCCGATCACTTTCACGCTGAATGCGGCCCTCTACATCTGGGTGGTGGCGGCAACCACCCTGCTCGCCCGCGATGGGGATCTATTCTCTTCCAGGTACCGAAGACTCTATGACAATGCAGCGGCCGGCATCGTTCTGTTCGATATCCAGAAAGGCAGCATTCTCGAGGCAAACCGTACACTCGCAGAACGACTGGGCTATACTCTCCGCGAGCTGAAGGCGCTACCGGTTGCTGCACTATGGGCTGAACCCGCCCAGAGAGAGAGCCTGTTCGAGCGTCTGCGAGCCGGGTTTCCTGTCGTGAATCGCGAAGCCCGGTTCGCCTCAAAGTCTGGGGATTTACTCGATTTCTTGATTTCCTGCAGGGAAATCGAATTTGAGAAGGTATTTGAAGCTACATTCATAGATATTAGTGCTTTGAAGGGTCTGGAGTCTGCAATCGGGAATTCCAGGAAGCATTTCGAGAAGATCGTGGGTCATTCCCGCGACCTGAACTTTTTACAGGAGCTGGACGGCACCTACCGTCAGGTGCACTGGAAGGCCGCAGACGCATACGGCATCGGGATCCAGGGCCTCATCGGGAGGTCGCCCTACGACTTCCTGACAAAAGAAGAGGCGGACAGGTACATGGAGCGCGTGGAGGAGGTGCGGAGGTCGAGGAGAAGCGTCGAGTGGGAGATGCCGATAACGCTCAACGGACGGGAGCATACATTCTCCACTACCCTGACGCCTCTGTTCGACGATGCCGGTGCTGTGGTCGGAATCATGGGTTCGTGTCGGGACGTTACGGAGGAGACGGGGGAGAACCTGGCACGGATCCAGCTGGAACGCGAGATCAGGCACCGCAGGGATTTCATCACCACTGCCGCCCATGAACTTCGGACGCCGCTCCAGCCCATCCTCGGTTACCTCCACCTGCTCCTGGATGAGCCGGACCTCTACTCTCTGAACGAAGAGACCACACGCATTTTGCGTCTCTGCCTCGAGAATGTCGAACGCGAGCGGCGCATCGTGGATCGCATGCTGGAACTCTCGATCCTCTACAATGGGAGACTCCAGCTGGATCGCGGGGAGATACGCCTGTTCGATCTGGTGAGTTCGATCATCGCCCGCGGAGGCTATGACAAGGATGCCGCGGTGACCGTTCGGATTCCCCGGGACACAGTGATCGTTGCGGATCCGAACTGCATCTACCAGGCGATCGAGACGCTCGTCTCAAATGCCGTGCGCTATAACACTCCTCCAAAAGCGGTCTCCATCACCTACAGCAGCGACGGCAGGGATCACTGCATCGCTGTAGAGGATAACGGCATCGGCATCGACAAAAAGTCGCTCGGAGCCATATTCAAGCCGTTCTATCTTCCGGACGCTGACAATCTTTCACGCCAGACGAACCGCATGGGTCTGGGACTATCCATCGCGCGCGAGTATATCCGCCTTCATGGCGGCGACATACACGTGCGGAGCCGGATAAACCAGGGAAGCACGTTCACCATCCGCATTCCGAAGGAGGCAGAACGATGA
- a CDS encoding 2-oxoacid:acceptor oxidoreductase subunit alpha: MQDVSILIGGRAGEGINLAGLSIARLLNQLGYHPYMYYDYPSLIRGGHNFAIVRGADRRISCHRDRVDYLLALNQDCIDLHRRRIKETTTIIYDSNAVKTLPKDGIGIDLFHMVKEENAPPITRNSGIIGAFSRAAGIPWKILEDLFRRTIPKSLEINLAMARRGYDASRSAAPLAIKNGAGLPMISGNEAIALGFLKSGLSAYIAYPMTPSTSLLTYLAAVADEFALKVVHPENEIAVMLMALGCSYMGERVAVGTSGGGFCLMTEGLSLAGQAELPIVIVMGQRTGPSTGLPTYTAQGDLFFVMHAGQGEFPRFIVAPGDADEAYFWGGVALNMAWKFQVPAFVLTDKHLAEGIYTFDSELVPQVNPEEPPLWDRQGPYNRYAITASGVSPLAFAPEKGQTIKVNSYFHDPGGITTENEEMVRRMQEKFLRKEESLAADLRTYEQVKVQGDQESATALLCWGSNSGVCREAAETLGIRMVQPVVLMPFPAEPFRRSVEGVERLIAVENNVTSQLSLLIRRFGFRTDAEILKYDGRPFSLDELLARLHEVLA, translated from the coding sequence ATGCAGGACGTGTCGATCCTCATCGGCGGACGGGCAGGTGAAGGGATCAACCTCGCAGGCCTCAGCATCGCTCGCCTCCTGAACCAGCTCGGCTACCATCCCTATATGTACTACGATTACCCGTCCCTCATCCGGGGCGGACATAATTTTGCCATCGTTCGGGGTGCAGATCGTCGAATATCATGTCACCGCGACCGGGTCGACTATCTTCTGGCCCTCAACCAGGACTGCATCGACCTGCACAGGCGCCGCATCAAGGAGACGACGACGATCATCTACGACTCCAACGCTGTAAAAACCCTGCCAAAGGACGGAATCGGGATCGATCTCTTTCACATGGTGAAGGAGGAGAATGCACCTCCCATAACCCGGAACTCTGGAATTATCGGGGCGTTCTCGCGGGCTGCAGGCATTCCCTGGAAGATCCTGGAGGACCTGTTCAGGAGGACGATCCCGAAGAGTCTCGAGATCAATCTCGCCATGGCTAGGAGAGGCTACGATGCCTCCCGGAGCGCAGCACCCCTGGCGATAAAAAATGGGGCAGGCCTTCCCATGATCTCCGGCAACGAGGCCATCGCCCTGGGATTCCTGAAGAGCGGTCTCTCCGCCTATATTGCCTACCCGATGACCCCGAGCACCAGCCTCCTCACCTACCTTGCCGCGGTGGCAGACGAGTTCGCACTGAAGGTTGTGCACCCCGAGAACGAGATTGCGGTCATGCTGATGGCGCTCGGCTGCTCCTACATGGGGGAGCGGGTGGCCGTTGGGACCTCGGGGGGTGGTTTTTGCCTGATGACAGAGGGGCTATCCCTGGCCGGGCAGGCGGAACTTCCCATCGTGATCGTGATGGGCCAGCGGACAGGACCGAGCACGGGCCTTCCCACCTACACGGCGCAGGGCGACCTCTTCTTCGTCATGCACGCCGGCCAGGGGGAATTTCCCAGATTCATCGTTGCACCCGGAGATGCAGACGAGGCCTATTTCTGGGGCGGCGTGGCCCTGAACATGGCTTGGAAGTTCCAGGTGCCGGCATTCGTGCTCACCGACAAGCACCTTGCCGAGGGCATATATACATTCGACTCCGAGCTGGTCCCCCAAGTGAACCCTGAAGAGCCCCCTCTCTGGGATCGGCAGGGGCCCTATAACCGCTACGCGATAACGGCATCCGGAGTCTCGCCTCTGGCATTTGCGCCGGAGAAGGGGCAGACCATCAAGGTGAACAGTTACTTCCACGATCCGGGAGGGATCACCACCGAAAACGAGGAGATGGTCCGACGGATGCAGGAGAAGTTCCTGCGCAAGGAAGAGAGCCTCGCAGCGGATCTTCGGACGTACGAACAGGTGAAAGTGCAGGGAGACCAGGAATCCGCCACAGCCCTTCTCTGCTGGGGTTCCAACAGCGGAGTCTGCCGCGAAGCCGCGGAAACGCTCGGGATACGCATGGTCCAGCCGGTTGTCCTCATGCCGTTTCCCGCCGAGCCGTTCCGGCGCTCGGTCGAGGGGGTGGAGAGACTGATCGCCGTGGAGAACAATGTCACCTCGCAGCTGAGCCTGCTCATCCGAAGGTTCGGATTCCGTACCGATGCGGAGATCCTCAAGTACGACGGCAGGCCATTCTCCCTGGACGAACTGCTCGCCCGGTTGCATGAGGTGCTGGCATGA
- a CDS encoding ferritin yields MIAESVQEALNKQINRELYSAYLYLSMSAYFESTSYRGMAKWMRTQALEEREHAMKIFDHVISRGGKISLMPIEAPRQVWSTPLEVFEEVHKHEQKVTNWIYDLMDLAIREKDHATANMVRWFVDEQVEEEASASDIVDRLKMIGEEKGLLLMLDAQLAERA; encoded by the coding sequence TTGATTGCTGAGAGCGTACAGGAGGCGTTGAACAAGCAGATCAATCGCGAGCTCTACTCCGCCTATCTTTATCTCTCCATGTCGGCCTATTTCGAGTCCACGTCCTACAGGGGCATGGCGAAATGGATGCGCACCCAGGCACTGGAAGAGCGTGAACATGCGATGAAGATCTTCGATCATGTCATATCCCGCGGCGGCAAGATCTCCCTCATGCCGATCGAGGCGCCGAGACAGGTATGGAGTACTCCCCTCGAAGTCTTCGAGGAGGTTCACAAGCACGAGCAGAAAGTGACGAACTGGATTTACGATCTGATGGATCTGGCAATCCGGGAGAAGGATCATGCGACAGCCAACATGGTCCGCTGGTTCGTGGACGAACAGGTGGAAGAAGAGGCGAGCGCCAGCGATATCGTCGACCGGCTCAAGATGATCGGCGAGGAGAAGGGGCTGCTCCTCATGCTGGATGCCCAACTGGCAGAGCGCGCCTGA
- a CDS encoding response regulator, producing MNRRVLVVDDDLPTLEVMELILRKIGCEPLVADNGMDAVHLIKAHVPELVLMDVMMSPMNGWQILETMMQDPEMRNVPVILFTAKRLEDEEISRYGSMVAGVLEKPISPSELRNALQIFFDGQKISGWA from the coding sequence ATGAATCGCCGCGTTCTGGTGGTGGATGACGATCTGCCCACCCTGGAGGTGATGGAGCTTATACTCCGCAAGATAGGATGCGAGCCCCTCGTGGCGGACAACGGGATGGATGCCGTGCACCTGATCAAGGCGCACGTGCCGGAGCTGGTTCTCATGGACGTGATGATGTCTCCGATGAACGGCTGGCAGATCCTAGAGACGATGATGCAGGATCCGGAGATGCGGAACGTCCCCGTAATCCTCTTCACCGCGAAACGCCTGGAGGACGAGGAGATATCCCGCTACGGGAGCATGGTCGCCGGTGTTCTGGAGAAACCGATCTCCCCTTCAGAACTGAGAAACGCCCTTCAGATCTTCTTCGACGGACAGAAGATTTCAGGATGGGCGTAG
- a CDS encoding thiamine pyrophosphate-dependent enzyme, translated as MTRQLITAAENTWCPGCGNFSIQHMMKSALLELNREGLAFENVVLVAGIGCHGKLVDYLDINSFYAIHGRPIPVASGIKIANPDLHVICFSGDGDAYAEGLDHLLFVAKRNLDITVIVHNNRVYGLTTGQYTPTSPEGFKGRSTPRGTIEKPLNPLELVLASGGTYIARGYTKKLQQLKELFKQAIRHRGFSLVDVLQVCATYYDIHDYYDRHVYDLTDHDPGSYSQAWQKVREWDYNADAPIALGTFYQAALPTFEERLLRPGGGTIDRVEKIRRILSRAV; from the coding sequence ATGACACGGCAGTTGATTACGGCAGCCGAAAACACCTGGTGCCCGGGATGCGGCAACTTCTCCATCCAGCATATGATGAAATCGGCGCTGCTGGAGCTGAACAGAGAGGGTCTGGCCTTCGAGAATGTGGTGCTCGTCGCCGGAATCGGATGCCACGGGAAACTTGTAGACTATCTTGACATCAACAGTTTCTACGCGATTCACGGAAGACCCATTCCCGTGGCTTCGGGTATCAAGATCGCCAACCCGGACCTCCATGTGATCTGTTTCTCCGGTGATGGAGACGCGTATGCGGAAGGGTTGGATCACCTTCTCTTCGTTGCCAAGAGGAATCTGGACATCACGGTGATCGTCCATAACAATCGGGTGTACGGGTTGACGACAGGGCAGTACACGCCCACGTCGCCCGAGGGGTTCAAGGGCCGTTCTACACCGCGCGGCACGATTGAGAAGCCTCTCAACCCTCTGGAGCTGGTGCTGGCGAGCGGCGGAACTTACATCGCGCGGGGATATACGAAGAAGCTACAGCAACTCAAGGAGCTCTTCAAGCAGGCGATACGGCACAGGGGTTTCTCCCTCGTGGATGTACTGCAGGTCTGCGCCACGTATTACGATATCCATGACTACTACGATCGGCACGTCTACGATCTCACCGATCACGACCCCGGGAGTTACAGCCAGGCATGGCAGAAGGTTCGAGAGTGGGATTACAACGCCGACGCACCGATCGCCCTCGGGACATTCTATCAGGCTGCTCTCCCCACATTCGAGGAGCGTCTCCTCCGGCCCGGGGGAGGGACGATCGATCGGGTTGAGAAGATACGCAGGATTCTATCGCGTGCGGTCTGA
- a CDS encoding HNH endonuclease signature motif containing protein, producing MSGRLNEKRRLAVGGGRAADRRGSRLEIQLTLDTFDTRVDPLCCGRIESNRFKRLCYRCPHAERKDGELLCSLSDLPVRSWDKYALRGWKNVRKAILERDASRCALCGGSTALHIHHIDQDKTNDDPGNLLTLCGICHARVHTVLQNTEESGKGLDALRSVHPPQGSPEESEPN from the coding sequence ATGTCAGGACGTCTGAACGAGAAACGGAGGCTGGCGGTCGGGGGCGGACGGGCAGCCGACCGCCGGGGTTCCAGGCTCGAGATCCAGCTCACACTGGACACGTTCGACACCCGCGTGGATCCCCTCTGCTGCGGACGGATCGAGTCGAATCGATTCAAGCGTCTCTGCTACCGCTGTCCGCATGCAGAACGAAAGGACGGGGAGCTGCTCTGCTCGCTCTCGGACCTTCCCGTCCGATCCTGGGACAAGTACGCCCTCCGGGGGTGGAAGAACGTCCGGAAAGCGATCCTAGAGCGCGACGCTTCCCGTTGCGCCCTCTGCGGCGGAAGTACCGCGCTGCATATCCACCACATCGACCAGGACAAGACAAACGACGATCCCGGCAACCTTCTCACCCTGTGCGGGATATGCCACGCGCGGGTGCATACGGTTCTGCAGAATACGGAAGAGTCCGGAAAGGGCCTGGATGCGCTCCGCAGCGTGCATCCCCCGCAGGGCAGCCCGGAAGAATCGGAGCCGAACTGA
- a CDS encoding 2,5-diamino-6-(ribosylamino)-4(3H)-pyrimidinone 5'-phosphate reductase, with product MRPYVTVNFAMSADGKISTFERRQVRISGRGDRERVDRMKAGSDAVMVGIGTVLADDPSLTVKSPELVQQRIDRGQDPHPIRVVVDSHARTPLNAEILHKGEGRRVVAVSLGAPMERVDAIERYATVVRAGASEVDLALLMQELHTMGVRRLMVEGGGTLIWSLFQRDLVDEMYSFVGNVIIGGRDAPTPAEGAGFSSESAFPRLNLESLQRLDGGVLIHWRVDRSA from the coding sequence ATGCGCCCGTACGTTACAGTGAACTTCGCGATGAGTGCAGACGGCAAGATCTCAACCTTTGAGCGGCGGCAGGTGCGGATCTCAGGACGCGGCGACCGGGAACGGGTCGACCGGATGAAGGCGGGAAGCGATGCCGTCATGGTGGGCATCGGCACCGTTCTTGCGGATGATCCTTCCCTTACGGTAAAAAGCCCCGAACTCGTGCAGCAGCGGATCGACAGGGGTCAGGATCCCCATCCAATCCGTGTTGTGGTCGACAGTCACGCCCGAACTCCCCTGAATGCCGAGATTCTGCATAAAGGCGAAGGAAGGCGTGTCGTAGCCGTATCCCTGGGCGCCCCGATGGAGAGGGTCGATGCGATTGAGAGATACGCAACTGTCGTCAGGGCAGGCGCCTCCGAGGTGGATCTCGCCCTCCTGATGCAGGAGCTGCACACGATGGGGGTTCGTCGGTTGATGGTGGAGGGAGGCGGGACCCTGATCTGGTCCCTCTTCCAGCGGGATCTCGTCGACGAGATGTACTCTTTCGTCGGGAACGTCATAATCGGGGGCCGGGATGCCCCGACTCCTGCAGAGGGGGCAGGGTTCTCCAGCGAGAGCGCGTTCCCGCGCCTGAACCTGGAGAGCCTTCAGAGACTGGACGGGGGGGTCCTCATCCACTGGCGCGTTGATCGGTCCGCGTAA